A region from the Aegilops tauschii subsp. strangulata cultivar AL8/78 chromosome 5, Aet v6.0, whole genome shotgun sequence genome encodes:
- the LOC109775848 gene encoding cysteine proteinase EP-B 2-like — translation MVSMLWRASRDLARAARTIASAGRWAPPVTVARSAPSDLSGRLSFHSGIDTNTPRSTYAAPDELASSPSCTPHPDPGTDEVILPSDKDLESEEALWALYKRWCKSFNEERDYDEMVRRFDTFKDSVRMVDSVNKANLPYTLKLSQFADGKLAEYVVPKVFDEQRYRPDSATSVKGEAFIYAGEDDVPEHPQMRFKFSESGGPIIPLE, via the exons ATGGTGTCCATGCTCTGGAGGGCTTCCCGTGACTTGGCTCGCGCCGCCCGCACAATTGCGTCGGCTGGTCGCTGGGCACCGCCGGTGACCGTGGCTCGCTCAGCCCCCTCAGATCTGAGCGGCCGCCTGTCCTTCCACAGCGGCATAGATACTAACACCCCCCGCTCCACCTACGCAGCCCCCGACGAACTGGCATCGTCCCCCTCCTGCACCCCCCACCCAGACCCAG GTACAGACGAGGTAATCTTGCCTTCAGACAAGGACCTCGAGTCCGAGGAAGCCCTGTGGGCCTTGTACAAGCGCTGGTGCAAGTCTTTCAACGAGGAGCGTGACTATGATGAGATGGTTCGCCGGTTTGATACATTCAAGGACTCTGTTCGGATGGTGGACAGTGTGAACAAGGCTAATTTGCCTTACACTCTGAAATTAAGTCAATTCGCTGATGGGAAGCTAGCAGAGTACGTGGTACCAAAGGTATTTGATGAACAGCGCTATCGCCCTGATTCTGCAACTTCTGTGAAGGGTGAGGCTTTCATCTATGCAGGAGAAGATGATGTGCCGGAACATCCCCAAATGAGGTTCAAGTTCTCTGAATCTGGAGGTCCCATCATCCCCTTGGAATGA